Proteins from one Hydrogenivirga caldilitoris genomic window:
- the rplU gene encoding 50S ribosomal protein L21, which yields MYAVIKTGGKQYRVEPGMKLRIEKIKAEEGASVEFEPLMLRKDDGSVEFYKGKVVAEVVAHGKGRKVTVFKYKPKKNYKRWKGHRQSYTEILIKDIKEV from the coding sequence ATGTACGCCGTAATAAAGACTGGTGGAAAGCAGTACAGGGTTGAACCGGGTATGAAGCTCAGAATTGAGAAAATAAAGGCGGAAGAAGGTGCAAGTGTAGAGTTTGAACCATTGATGCTCAGGAAGGACGACGGAAGCGTTGAATTTTACAAGGGAAAGGTTGTAGCTGAAGTGGTAGCCCATGGTAAGGGGAGAAAGGTAACCGTCTTTAAGTATAAGCCTAAGAAGAACTATAAGAGATGGAAAGGGCATAGACAATCTTACACGGAGATATTAATTAAAGATATAAAGGAGGTTTGA
- the purL gene encoding phosphoribosylformylglycinamidine synthase subunit PurL, producing the protein MEKLWEAHGLSEEEYKKIVSFLGREPNNVELGVLGALWSEHCSYKSSRAVLKKFPTQAEWVVQGPGENAGVIRVDDDVWVAFKIESHNHPSFIEPFNGAATGVGGIIRDVLSMGARPIALADSLRFGELTDQRTKFLVKGVVKGISSYGNSIGVPTVGGETFFEGSYRTNPLVNAFCLGILPANRMYRARATKVGQLLFLIGSSTGRDGIHGAVMASGEFGEDAQEKRPNVQVGDPYFGKKLIEAVLEAVERGIPVGMQDLGAAGLAGSASELASKSDMGVELYLDKVPLREEGMNPYEILLSESQERMLLVVEEENVKYLEEIAEKYHLNYAVVGRTTDDKRFRAFFNGELVAELPVNLIVDEAPVYSRPVKEPSYLKELRDFDQELLPEVDIKEALIKLLSSPNVCSKAWIYTQYDYQVGTNTVIKPGGDAALLRLKWVEKPELHSKKGIAISSEGNGRFVFLNPYEGGKYIVAEACRNVACTGAVPLAITDCLNFGNPERPEIMWQLLKAVEGMSEACRELNVPVISGNVSLYNETVEKNEVRNVYPTPVVVCVGVLEDIERFVDIAYQAPGELILIGDLKRPSQIDGSEYLKVVHGLVKGDVPKVDLGKERTLIETLSFLIKNDIVKSAHDISSGGLLVNVLESLFTSKFGAEIELYSDERADIFLFAEMPTRVVVSVEQSKSDQLKDLIEERGLDWMYIGRIIPERVIRLSYNGELVFEEDVETLKEVWERSLEEAL; encoded by the coding sequence ATGGAAAAGCTCTGGGAAGCACATGGACTCTCTGAGGAAGAGTACAAGAAGATAGTCTCCTTTCTCGGCAGGGAGCCTAACAACGTTGAGCTCGGTGTCCTCGGTGCCCTCTGGTCGGAACACTGCTCTTATAAATCTTCAAGGGCTGTTCTCAAGAAGTTTCCAACTCAGGCTGAGTGGGTGGTTCAAGGACCTGGCGAGAACGCAGGCGTTATAAGGGTGGACGACGACGTATGGGTAGCCTTTAAGATTGAAAGCCACAATCACCCCTCCTTTATAGAACCTTTTAACGGGGCTGCTACAGGGGTTGGAGGGATAATAAGAGACGTACTTTCAATGGGAGCACGACCGATAGCACTTGCAGACTCATTGCGTTTTGGAGAGCTTACAGACCAGAGGACGAAATTTCTTGTAAAGGGAGTTGTAAAAGGTATAAGCTCTTACGGGAACTCCATAGGGGTCCCCACCGTGGGTGGAGAGACTTTTTTTGAAGGCTCTTACAGAACTAACCCCCTGGTGAACGCCTTCTGTCTGGGGATACTCCCGGCTAACAGGATGTACCGGGCGAGAGCAACCAAAGTAGGACAGCTCCTCTTTCTTATAGGCTCTTCCACGGGAAGGGACGGCATTCACGGCGCGGTGATGGCTTCTGGAGAGTTTGGAGAAGATGCCCAGGAGAAAAGACCGAACGTACAGGTTGGAGACCCTTACTTTGGAAAGAAGCTAATAGAGGCAGTTCTTGAAGCTGTGGAGAGAGGCATACCTGTAGGTATGCAGGACCTGGGTGCAGCCGGGCTTGCAGGCTCTGCTTCCGAACTTGCCAGCAAGTCTGATATGGGGGTTGAACTTTACCTTGACAAGGTTCCTCTTAGAGAGGAGGGTATGAACCCGTATGAGATCCTCCTTTCAGAGAGTCAAGAGAGGATGCTGCTTGTAGTTGAGGAGGAAAACGTAAAGTATCTGGAAGAGATAGCAGAAAAATACCACCTCAACTATGCGGTTGTCGGAAGGACCACGGACGATAAAAGATTCAGAGCTTTCTTTAATGGGGAGTTGGTAGCTGAGCTTCCGGTCAATCTTATAGTAGATGAAGCACCAGTCTATAGCAGACCCGTAAAAGAACCTTCTTACCTAAAGGAGCTCAGGGACTTTGACCAAGAACTTCTACCGGAAGTTGACATCAAGGAGGCGTTAATAAAACTCCTGTCCTCTCCCAACGTATGCTCAAAGGCTTGGATATACACCCAGTACGATTATCAGGTGGGGACGAACACGGTAATAAAACCGGGTGGGGACGCAGCCCTTTTGAGGCTTAAATGGGTTGAGAAACCAGAGCTTCACTCAAAGAAGGGCATAGCTATCTCCTCAGAGGGGAACGGGAGGTTCGTATTCTTGAACCCCTATGAGGGTGGCAAGTACATTGTTGCGGAAGCTTGCAGAAATGTGGCCTGCACGGGAGCGGTGCCGTTGGCTATAACCGATTGTCTAAACTTTGGAAATCCTGAAAGACCTGAGATAATGTGGCAGCTCCTTAAAGCTGTTGAAGGCATGTCGGAGGCTTGCAGAGAGCTGAACGTTCCTGTAATAAGCGGGAACGTATCTCTTTACAATGAAACAGTTGAGAAGAATGAGGTCAGAAATGTGTACCCTACACCCGTTGTAGTTTGTGTGGGTGTACTGGAAGATATAGAGCGATTTGTAGATATAGCCTATCAAGCACCCGGAGAGCTTATACTCATAGGAGACCTCAAAAGACCTTCTCAGATAGACGGAAGTGAGTATCTTAAGGTAGTTCATGGTCTTGTAAAAGGAGATGTACCGAAGGTTGATCTCGGGAAAGAAAGGACCCTCATAGAGACCTTATCCTTTCTTATTAAGAACGATATTGTGAAGTCAGCCCACGATATATCCTCAGGCGGGCTTCTTGTGAACGTGCTTGAGAGTCTATTTACAAGTAAGTTCGGGGCTGAGATAGAGCTGTACTCCGATGAAAGGGCGGACATCTTCCTGTTTGCTGAAATGCCAACTCGCGTTGTTGTGAGTGTTGAGCAGTCTAAGTCCGATCAGCTTAAGGATTTAATTGAGGAAAGAGGGCTTGATTGGATGTACATAGGCAGGATTATACCTGAGAGAGTTATCAGGTTGAGCTATAATGGGGAGCTGGTCTTTGAAGAGGACGTTGAAACCCTTAAGGAGGTGTGGGAAAGATCCTTAGAGGAAGCACTCTAA
- the lspA gene encoding signal peptidase II has translation MGKILRGSTLIYLYTLIGVVFLDLLTKEMAEQFLSEKSYEPLPFLKLFLIYNKGAAFGIFSGAPDWIRIPILVVTPVIAFAVTYIYSRRDSNLLISVIMGLIAGGALGNLYDRLFLGKVRDFIHLHIGEHYWPAFNIADASITTAVLLLVIGQLKK, from the coding sequence GTGGGAAAGATCCTTAGAGGAAGCACTCTAATATACCTGTACACCCTTATCGGGGTTGTGTTCCTTGATCTCCTCACAAAGGAGATGGCGGAGCAGTTTCTCTCAGAGAAAAGCTATGAGCCTTTACCCTTCCTCAAGCTCTTTCTTATATACAACAAAGGGGCTGCCTTCGGTATTTTCTCAGGTGCACCCGATTGGATAAGGATACCTATCCTTGTTGTAACACCTGTTATCGCTTTTGCCGTCACCTACATTTACTCCAGAAGAGACTCAAACCTGCTTATCTCAGTGATAATGGGTCTTATAGCTGGAGGTGCCTTGGGAAATCTTTACGATAGGCTTTTCTTAGGAAAGGTCAGGGATTTTATCCACCTCCACATTGGAGAACACTACTGGCCAGCCTTCAATATAGCCGATGCCTCCATAACAACAGCGGTACTCCTTTTAGTAATAGGGCAACTCAAGAAGTAG
- a CDS encoding archaemetzincin family Zn-dependent metalloprotease has translation MGFIYMTSFGGVESRLLIGSATNVKETFGFSVRVSSVPFPPKLGFNPRRGQFHAGTILSYLSQLYFPELVRMVALVGFDLYEEGLNFVFGEAELGGKSALISVYRLKHYDERITFERTFKEVNHELGHTFGLTHCSDTTCVMSFSNSLADVDRKSREFCESCKGKLRLALSSYR, from the coding sequence ATGGGTTTCATATATATGACCTCCTTTGGAGGTGTTGAGAGCAGACTGCTTATAGGTTCAGCCACGAATGTAAAGGAAACCTTCGGTTTTAGCGTACGTGTATCTTCTGTGCCCTTTCCACCAAAGCTCGGCTTTAACCCAAGAAGGGGGCAGTTCCACGCAGGAACTATCCTCTCTTACTTAAGCCAGCTTTACTTTCCGGAGCTTGTACGTATGGTAGCCCTTGTCGGCTTTGACCTTTACGAGGAAGGTTTAAACTTTGTGTTTGGAGAAGCTGAACTTGGAGGAAAAAGCGCCCTCATAAGCGTTTACAGGTTGAAGCATTATGATGAGCGAATAACCTTTGAGAGAACCTTTAAGGAGGTAAACCATGAACTTGGGCACACCTTTGGGCTCACCCACTGTTCTGATACCACCTGTGTTATGAGCTTCTCAAATTCTCTTGCTGATGTTGATAGAAAATCAAGAGAGTTCTGTGAAAGTTGTAAAGGGAAGCTGAGGTTAGCCCTTTCCTCTTACAGATAG
- a CDS encoding MFS transporter — MFTSEEKRTLAGITFAVVARMLGLFLLLPVLAPYVKSMEGSTPVLTGIAVGIYGLTQAVLQIPFGYLSDKFGRKPVITFGFIAYIFGSILGGIAHNIWSMIVARLIQGGGAISSAAVSLAADLIREEVRTRAFAQIGASVGMVFAFSITVAPILAGKFGVPFIFYLTAFLSCIAMLYILFFIKEPKTHHKEIEPSLKNIGMVLKDRSQVMLNLSVGILHALLVSIFTVIPIELINRYNLPKPEHWKLYLPIILVSIAVMVPSTILAEKKGRIREVFLSGIVLIGLGFISHLIFKNFTGVVSLLLLYFIGFHLLEPIMPSLLTKLSHKDTRGLAVGVYNTSQFIGAFLGGAMGGVFLKLGTVYMLTFNSILSLIWLFTLAPWILSVRGKG, encoded by the coding sequence ATGTTTACATCCGAGGAGAAAAGAACCCTCGCCGGTATAACCTTCGCTGTGGTTGCCCGTATGCTGGGACTTTTCCTCTTACTCCCGGTTCTTGCACCTTATGTGAAAAGCATGGAAGGTAGCACACCGGTGCTCACAGGTATAGCGGTAGGTATATACGGGCTTACCCAGGCAGTTTTGCAGATTCCCTTCGGATACCTGTCCGATAAATTTGGCAGGAAACCCGTTATAACCTTCGGGTTTATAGCCTATATATTCGGTAGCATCTTGGGGGGGATAGCTCACAATATATGGAGTATGATAGTCGCGAGGCTCATTCAGGGTGGTGGAGCCATATCTTCAGCGGCTGTATCCTTAGCAGCAGACCTAATAAGAGAGGAGGTGAGGACGAGAGCCTTCGCTCAGATAGGTGCTTCTGTGGGGATGGTCTTTGCCTTCAGTATAACGGTTGCACCTATATTGGCTGGTAAGTTTGGCGTTCCCTTCATATTCTATCTAACTGCTTTCCTGTCCTGTATAGCTATGCTGTACATTCTTTTCTTTATAAAGGAGCCAAAAACCCATCATAAAGAAATAGAACCTTCCTTAAAGAACATAGGCATGGTACTTAAGGATAGAAGCCAAGTTATGCTGAACCTGTCTGTAGGTATACTCCATGCCCTCCTCGTATCCATATTTACGGTAATTCCCATAGAGCTGATAAACAGATACAATCTCCCAAAACCGGAGCACTGGAAACTTTACTTACCCATAATCCTCGTATCCATAGCCGTGATGGTACCTTCAACTATACTCGCTGAAAAGAAAGGTAGGATAAGGGAGGTATTTCTTAGCGGTATAGTCCTCATCGGCTTAGGTTTTATCAGTCATCTCATTTTCAAGAACTTCACCGGTGTGGTCTCGCTCCTTTTGCTTTACTTCATAGGTTTTCACCTTCTTGAACCTATCATGCCTTCCTTGCTTACCAAACTCTCCCATAAAGACACGAGAGGCTTGGCGGTCGGAGTTTACAACACAAGCCAGTTTATAGGCGCCTTTTTAGGTGGAGCTATGGGAGGCGTTTTTCTAAAATTGGGGACTGTTTACATGCTAACTTTTAACTCTATCCTCTCCCTTATATGGCTTTTCACCCTTGCGCCCTGGATTCTATCTGTAAGAGGAAAGGGCTAA
- a CDS encoding GTP-binding protein, translating into MKELKKIKIVVAGPFAAGKTQFINTVSEIKTVATERKTSGITEKNVKDYTTVAMDFGKIRIDDEHELYLFGTPGQSRFDFMWEILGEGALGIIVLVDSTDPKTFHEARKIINFFQSRFPVPVVVGANKQDLPNAWSPEDVKFALDISEEEGIPVIPLSAKDKEDVKKTLLTLLEIIRYSLEGS; encoded by the coding sequence ATGAAGGAGCTTAAAAAGATTAAGATAGTTGTGGCAGGTCCCTTCGCGGCAGGGAAGACCCAGTTTATAAATACAGTAAGCGAGATAAAGACCGTCGCTACCGAAAGGAAAACCTCTGGTATAACTGAAAAAAACGTTAAAGACTACACCACCGTTGCTATGGATTTCGGAAAGATAAGGATAGACGATGAGCACGAACTGTACCTTTTTGGGACACCTGGGCAATCAAGGTTTGATTTCATGTGGGAGATACTCGGTGAGGGTGCCCTGGGGATAATAGTTCTCGTTGACAGCACTGACCCAAAAACCTTTCACGAAGCGAGGAAGATAATCAACTTCTTCCAGTCAAGGTTCCCTGTGCCGGTTGTGGTTGGTGCCAATAAACAGGACCTTCCCAACGCCTGGTCTCCTGAGGATGTAAAGTTTGCCCTTGATATATCCGAGGAGGAGGGCATACCGGTAATACCCCTTTCCGCGAAGGATAAGGAGGACGTTAAGAAGACTTTACTAACCCTTTTAGAGATTATCAGATACAGCCTGGAAGGCTCCTGA
- a CDS encoding DUF4388 domain-containing protein has translation MALTGDLTTFSFADILQVLAKDKKSGVLLVEWKDMIVAYYVKDGEVIFARPVDKVFRVYTDRNFEQLISRLRIKKEDIHKTIERFFLPRLEQKEGIFSFTPGFIKYDSDVPVRYPVEELIMRASRSLTEEEVERKISDELLVFEKAPDVDERVARVNLTEEEKKVLSLVDGNKSVADIRKEAGLDRLTVDRALYGFLAAGIIRRKRKERVQKPSITLDLLAKIIEKIKQL, from the coding sequence ATGGCGCTTACAGGAGATTTAACCACTTTCAGCTTTGCAGATATACTTCAGGTCCTTGCCAAGGATAAAAAGAGCGGTGTTCTTTTGGTTGAATGGAAGGATATGATAGTCGCATACTACGTTAAAGACGGGGAGGTCATCTTCGCAAGACCAGTTGACAAGGTTTTCAGGGTATATACGGACAGGAACTTTGAGCAGCTCATCAGCAGACTACGTATAAAGAAGGAAGATATCCACAAAACTATAGAGCGCTTCTTTTTACCGAGGCTTGAGCAGAAAGAAGGTATATTTTCCTTTACGCCCGGGTTTATAAAGTACGATAGCGATGTACCGGTCCGTTACCCGGTGGAAGAGCTCATCATGAGAGCCTCACGTTCCCTTACAGAGGAGGAGGTTGAGAGAAAAATCTCCGATGAGCTTTTGGTGTTTGAAAAAGCTCCCGATGTAGATGAGAGAGTCGCCAGGGTTAATCTAACAGAGGAGGAGAAGAAAGTTCTATCCCTTGTAGATGGGAATAAGAGCGTCGCAGACATAAGGAAAGAGGCAGGGTTGGACAGGCTTACCGTTGATAGAGCTCTATACGGTTTTCTCGCAGCGGGGATAATAAGAAGGAAGAGGAAGGAGAGGGTGCAGAAACCCTCCATAACCCTTGACCTTCTTGCAAAGATAATAGAGAAAATAAAGCAGCTGTAG
- a CDS encoding roadblock/LC7 domain-containing protein has product MDKYEKVLQELIKSSGLEGAVLVSADGLPISAVLKPGIEEDRVAAMSAAILSLGEKVTEELQKGTLEQITIKGEEGYIVLTGIGQDAVLTVLASNAAKLGLLLMDIKKAQTQLKEAIG; this is encoded by the coding sequence ATGGACAAGTACGAGAAGGTCTTGCAGGAACTTATCAAAAGTTCTGGTTTGGAAGGTGCCGTTCTCGTCAGTGCCGATGGTCTCCCCATATCCGCGGTACTCAAGCCGGGCATAGAGGAGGACAGAGTTGCAGCTATGAGCGCAGCTATCCTCTCCCTGGGAGAAAAGGTCACTGAGGAACTTCAAAAGGGAACCCTTGAGCAGATTACCATAAAAGGGGAAGAGGGCTACATCGTGCTTACCGGAATCGGACAGGACGCGGTTCTTACCGTCCTTGCAAGCAACGCTGCCAAGCTGGGTCTCCTGCTTATGGATATAAAGAAAGCTCAGACTCAACTTAAGGAGGCTATAGGTTAA
- the ilvN gene encoding acetolactate synthase small subunit, translated as MADTVGGAEITVAKSPRLRQTRKGQVRKHIINVKVRNEIGVLARIATLIAGKGYNIESLSVGETHEPGISRMTIEVVGDDIVIDQVVKQLRKLIDTLKVRDITDVPHVERELVLVKVHTPTSRARDEVLRIVEIFRGKIVDVSPETYTIEVTGDEEKINAMLELLKPFGIKEMARTGKVAMRRELFIEEGNLE; from the coding sequence ATGGCTGACACGGTTGGTGGTGCGGAGATAACGGTTGCTAAATCACCAAGGTTAAGGCAGACGAGGAAGGGTCAGGTCAGAAAGCACATAATAAACGTTAAGGTAAGGAACGAAATAGGCGTACTGGCAAGGATAGCGACCCTTATAGCAGGAAAGGGATACAACATAGAGAGCCTTTCCGTTGGAGAAACCCACGAACCAGGAATATCAAGGATGACCATAGAGGTTGTTGGTGATGACATAGTTATAGACCAGGTTGTGAAACAGCTCAGGAAACTAATAGATACCTTAAAGGTAAGAGACATAACGGATGTCCCCCATGTAGAAAGGGAGCTCGTCCTGGTAAAGGTCCACACACCCACTTCAAGGGCGAGAGACGAAGTTTTGAGAATAGTTGAGATATTCAGAGGAAAGATAGTTGACGTCTCTCCTGAGACCTACACCATAGAGGTCACCGGTGATGAGGAAAAGATAAACGCCATGCTGGAACTCCTGAAACCTTTTGGTATAAAGGAAATGGCAAGGACAGGTAAGGTGGCTATGAGGAGGGAACTCTTCATAGAAGAAGGGAATCTGGAATAA
- the ilvB gene encoding biosynthetic-type acetolactate synthase large subunit yields MSRKGADIVIETLKEEGVDVIFGLPGGAIMEVYDALYRDGGIKHILARHEQGAGHMAEGYAKATGKVGVAMTTSGPGATNIVTPIADAYMDSVPMVVITGQVPTHMIGNDAFQEVDIVGITRPITKHNFLVRNIDELPLIIRKAFYIASTGRPGPVLVDIPKDITQQLSDVKIPSLEEVKKALPGYKPHTEGNIQQIKKAVKLIMEAKRPVLYVGGGAVNAEAQEELIELAELMKIPVATTTQGKGAFPENHPLALRMLGMHGTYYANMAVYNSDLLIAVGARFDDRVTGKIDEFAPDAKIIHIDIDPASISKNIIVDVPIVGDVKIVLRKLINELKRKGAKVTHPEEREKWLEQIEKWKKLHPLTYKNSKKVIKPQYVIEQIYEVTNGDAIIVPGVGQHQMWAAMFYKYSYPRQFLNSGGLGTMGFGLPAGIGAKIGRPEKEVFVIDGDGSFVMTMQEIITAVQYRVPVKVAIVNNAYLGMVRQWQELFYSKRYSEVDLSLQPDFVKLAEAMGAVGFRAEKPKEVREILEEAMKVEDRPVIMDFVVDREENVLPMVPPGKSYKDMILEDGRGAEAETMYLVG; encoded by the coding sequence ATGTCAAGAAAGGGCGCAGACATAGTGATAGAAACCCTTAAGGAAGAAGGGGTTGATGTGATATTCGGACTCCCCGGTGGGGCAATAATGGAGGTTTACGATGCCCTTTACCGAGACGGAGGCATAAAGCATATACTTGCCCGTCATGAACAGGGTGCAGGCCATATGGCTGAGGGTTACGCCAAGGCTACCGGTAAGGTGGGCGTTGCTATGACAACCTCTGGTCCAGGGGCTACAAATATAGTCACTCCGATAGCGGACGCATATATGGATTCCGTCCCTATGGTGGTTATAACCGGTCAGGTGCCCACCCACATGATAGGAAACGATGCCTTTCAGGAGGTTGACATAGTCGGAATAACCAGACCCATTACAAAACACAACTTCTTAGTGAGAAACATAGATGAGCTTCCCCTCATCATAAGGAAAGCCTTTTATATTGCAAGTACAGGAAGACCGGGACCGGTTCTCGTTGATATACCAAAGGACATCACCCAGCAACTTTCAGATGTAAAGATACCCTCTCTTGAAGAGGTTAAAAAGGCTCTTCCTGGGTACAAACCCCATACCGAGGGCAATATCCAGCAGATAAAGAAAGCTGTAAAGCTCATAATGGAAGCCAAGAGACCCGTCCTATATGTGGGTGGTGGGGCTGTGAATGCAGAAGCACAGGAAGAGCTCATAGAGCTGGCTGAACTTATGAAGATACCTGTGGCAACTACCACACAGGGTAAGGGTGCCTTCCCAGAAAACCACCCTCTCGCTCTGAGAATGCTAGGCATGCATGGCACCTACTATGCCAACATGGCAGTTTATAACTCCGACCTGCTAATAGCTGTGGGGGCAAGGTTTGATGACAGGGTCACAGGTAAAATTGATGAGTTCGCTCCCGATGCAAAGATAATTCATATAGACATAGACCCAGCTTCCATATCTAAGAACATAATCGTTGATGTTCCCATAGTCGGGGATGTAAAGATAGTCCTCAGAAAACTGATAAACGAGCTTAAGAGGAAAGGTGCTAAGGTCACCCACCCGGAGGAAAGGGAAAAATGGCTGGAACAGATAGAGAAGTGGAAGAAACTCCATCCCCTTACCTATAAAAATTCCAAGAAGGTGATTAAACCTCAGTATGTTATTGAGCAGATTTACGAGGTAACCAACGGCGACGCCATAATTGTGCCCGGAGTTGGACAGCACCAGATGTGGGCAGCCATGTTCTACAAGTACTCTTACCCAAGACAGTTCCTGAATTCCGGAGGCTTGGGAACCATGGGTTTTGGCCTTCCAGCAGGTATAGGCGCCAAGATAGGAAGACCTGAGAAGGAGGTTTTCGTTATAGACGGTGATGGGTCCTTTGTGATGACTATGCAGGAGATAATCACTGCTGTACAGTACAGAGTACCTGTTAAGGTCGCCATAGTAAACAACGCCTATCTGGGGATGGTGCGCCAGTGGCAAGAGCTCTTCTACAGCAAAAGGTACTCAGAGGTTGACTTGAGCTTGCAACCAGATTTTGTAAAGCTTGCTGAAGCCATGGGAGCGGTTGGCTTTAGAGCGGAGAAACCTAAGGAAGTCAGGGAAATCCTTGAAGAAGCTATGAAGGTGGAGGACAGACCTGTAATAATGGACTTCGTCGTAGACAGAGAGGAAAACGTCCTGCCTATGGTTCCTCCTGGAAAGTCTTACAAGGACATGATTCTTGAAGACGGAAGAGGAGCTGAAGCGGAAACCATGTACTTAGTTGGATAA